The region ACGGGGCACTGCGATCGATGCCACCAGAAGAATCATCTGCGCGCCAATTACTGCAATCATTGCGGCGCAAAGCTTTCCTTCGATAGTGAAGGTTTGCTGGATTCACCGCAAAAACTGTATGCCGACGTGGCTCATCCGATCAACAGTGCTTGTCGCGAACTGATCCAAGACGCGGTGATCGACGAATTCGAAGCCGAACTGAGCCGCTACAATCAGCCGGGGTATCGTTCTCGCTACGATGACGAATTCTCCGATGCGGGTGAGGACGTCGAAACGGCGATTATCGATCAAGGCCACAAGCAACCCAGTGCACCGAAACAACGTCCGGTTCCAAATCGTCCTTCCGAAACGGCCGCCCAAAAGGACGATGATTTTGGCGCCGGCATCTTTTAACTCGGCAATCGTTTTATTAACGACACGCGTCCGGAAATGTCGGCCGATTGTTCGTCATTGGCGATGCCCCGATACCGATCTGGCCGCTCAATGGGTCTCCTGCTAAAAGCACTCTAAGCAGGTAAACACGAGTCTTTGGGTTTGAGCATCTGGATAGCACCCTCCTACTTACGGGAAGGTTGGACGAGCAAACGGCCGGGGAGGGTGCCCTCTCCGGGCCTGAAGGCCCGACTCTCCCAGTGGGAGAGTGAAATGACTTAAGCCGAATCATTCATGTTCAACTGCTTAAGACGCTGCTTTCCCGATTTGATGCTTGCCGTGACCATGAAAGGATTGATGAGTCGCCCGTTCAGCCGAGTGCTTCGAATTGCTTGCC is a window of Roseiconus lacunae DNA encoding:
- a CDS encoding SpoVG family protein, translating into MEITEIRIKLMESSEDRLRAFCSITIDGCFVVRDLKIIDGSNGPFVAMPSRKLTGHCDRCHQKNHLRANYCNHCGAKLSFDSEGLLDSPQKLYADVAHPINSACRELIQDAVIDEFEAELSRYNQPGYRSRYDDEFSDAGEDVETAIIDQGHKQPSAPKQRPVPNRPSETAAQKDDDFGAGIF